A genomic region of Raphanus sativus cultivar WK10039 chromosome 6, ASM80110v3, whole genome shotgun sequence contains the following coding sequences:
- the LOC130496427 gene encoding uncharacterized protein LOC130496427: MIFKLHAVYGEWLLRDFRWDFVVDDLKGARLFLLNEDSTHAELVAMAQEDYNLDMRSVTVEISYSLPAEMMMTPSSPPIHVTSDRQVRNLLEILKTHRVCLCVSSRSKVETVSEKREEAGDNDEAGEWEEDVGDNDEAGEWEEDVGDNDEADECFEDVGDNESVEDENQDGEEENGRRKMGRRMLITLLLVKRIRMVGLQSLWKGSR; this comes from the coding sequence atgatttttaagttacatgcagtgtatggagaatggttgttgagagatttccgttgggattttgtggttgatgatctcaaaggagcaagattgtttttattgaatgaagattcaacacatgctgaacttgttgcaatggctcaagaagattataacctggacatgagatcagtgactgtggagattagctactcattaccagcagaaatgatgatgactccaagcagtcctcccattcatgttacaagtgatagacaagttcgaaacttgctcgagatactcaaaacgcatagagtatgtctttgtgtatcaagccgcagcaaggtggaaacggtttcagagaaaagagaagaagctggtgataatgatgaagctggtgaatgggaagaagatgttggtgataatgatgaagctggtgaatgggaagaagatgttggtgataatgatgaggctgatgaatgttttgaagatgttggtgataatgagtctgttgaagatgaaaatcaagatggggaggaggaaaatgggaggaggaaaatggggaggaggatgctgataacactattgttggtgaaacggatcagaatggtgggattacagtctttatggaaaggttctagatga